From the Malaclemys terrapin pileata isolate rMalTer1 chromosome 13, rMalTer1.hap1, whole genome shotgun sequence genome, one window contains:
- the LOC128848463 gene encoding C-type lectin domain family 2 member D-like encodes MQLTQRREPENSAEDLLNNNRDRERAGNPGGQRWTKPWKRCTRKFLCILLTIAGIGIVALSGVVLKLHFDPPRSPAVPWCPDGWVGYLGKCYYFSEAEGNWTFSQSNCSSFGASLATIDTLPEKAFMLRYKGLSEHWIGLRREEGEPWKWVNGAEFNNLFEIRAHGNCAYLNDKAVGSSWCHTLRNWICAQRDAHTKG; translated from the exons ATGCAGCTCACTCAGAGAAGAGAGCCTGAGAATTCTGCTGAGGACCTTCTTAATAACAATAGGGATCGAGAGAGGGCAGGAAATCCAG gtggcCAGCGTTGGACCAAGCCCTGGAAACGTTGTACACGTAAATTCCTATGTATCCTCTTGACCATTGCTGGCATCGGCATCGTGGCTTTGTCAG GGGTAGTACTGAAACTTCATTTTGATCCTCCACGCTCCCCTGCTGTCCCTTGGTGCCCTGACGGCTGGGTCGGGTACCTGGGGAAATGTTACTATTTCTCAGAGGCCGAAGGAAACTGGACCTTCAGCCAGAGCAACTGCTCCTCCTTCGGCGCCTCCCTGGCTACGATCGACACCCTGCCTGAAAAG gCTTTCATGCTGCGCTATAAAGGCCTTTCCGAGCACTGGATCGGCCTGCGGAGGGAAGAGGGCGAGCCGTGGAAATGGGTGAATGGTGCAGAATTCAACAACCT GTTTGAAATCCGAGCCCACGGCAACTGTGCCTATCTGAACGACAAGGCTGTCGGCTCCTCGTGGTGCCACACGCTGCGCAACTGGATCTGCGCCCAACGCGATGCGCACACGAAGGGCTAG